The following proteins are co-located in the Mesorhizobium australicum WSM2073 genome:
- a CDS encoding sensor histidine kinase — translation MTDDLHVEHGKGDPFAAAIRATRMSMIITDPRRQDNPIVFANDAFLRLTGYERDEVLGRNCRFLQGPESDKEAIAQIRAAIADETDISVDILNYRKDGSTFWNALYISPVSNDKGEMQFFFASQLDVSDRKLWENRITADKERFEKAVKERTAELEAALEAQTTLLHEVDHRVKNNLQMISSLILMQSRTVSDANLKRSLGTMLERIEALSTVHRRLYQSKDVSKFDVSDFAKDLISDLLTASGRSEINPTLDLEPVVVPAEKATPVALMVNELVTNALKHAFKERPDGTRSGSIGIKMSQPDGHLNIEVSDDGVGMAGANGDASFGMRLIKSLARQLRADIEWRDAGPGTRVVISMPNGPQHKGNLS, via the coding sequence ATGACCGACGACCTTCATGTCGAGCACGGCAAGGGCGACCCCTTCGCGGCGGCCATCCGCGCCACGCGCATGTCGATGATCATTACCGATCCGCGCCGGCAGGACAATCCGATCGTCTTTGCAAACGACGCCTTCCTGCGCCTGACGGGTTATGAGCGCGACGAGGTTCTCGGCAGGAACTGCCGCTTCCTGCAGGGGCCGGAGAGCGACAAGGAAGCGATCGCTCAGATACGCGCCGCGATCGCCGATGAAACCGACATCAGTGTCGATATCCTGAATTACCGCAAGGACGGATCGACCTTCTGGAACGCGCTCTACATAAGCCCCGTCTCCAACGACAAAGGCGAAATGCAGTTCTTCTTCGCCTCGCAACTCGATGTTTCCGACCGGAAGCTCTGGGAAAATCGCATCACCGCGGACAAGGAACGTTTCGAAAAGGCCGTCAAGGAACGCACGGCTGAGCTCGAAGCGGCACTTGAGGCGCAGACCACGCTGCTGCATGAGGTCGATCATCGGGTGAAGAACAATCTGCAGATGATCTCCTCGCTTATCCTCATGCAGAGCCGCACCGTCTCCGACGCGAACCTCAAGCGCTCGCTTGGCACGATGTTGGAGCGCATAGAGGCGCTCAGCACCGTGCACCGCCGGCTCTACCAGTCCAAGGATGTCAGCAAGTTCGATGTTTCCGACTTCGCCAAGGATCTCATCTCCGACCTGCTCACGGCTTCGGGACGTTCGGAAATCAATCCGACACTCGATCTCGAGCCCGTCGTCGTCCCGGCCGAGAAGGCGACGCCGGTAGCGCTGATGGTCAACGAACTCGTCACCAACGCGCTCAAGCATGCCTTCAAGGAAAGGCCCGACGGCACGAGATCGGGCAGCATCGGCATCAAGATGAGCCAGCCGGACGGCCATTTGAACATCGAGGTCTCGGATGACGGCGTCGGCATGGCGGGCGCCAATGGCGACGCCTCCTTCGGCATGCGGCTGATCAAGTCGCTTGCCCGCCAATTGCGTGCCGACATCGAGTGGCGCGATGCCGGTCCCGGCACTCGCGTTGTCATCTCGATGCCCAATGGACCACAGCACAAAGGGAACCTGTCATGA
- a CDS encoding ATP-dependent helicase has translation MSGFSEDMPFFDEPNARPTAPSGIAARAMAARGGQNNAPDYLRGLNPEQRLAVETTEGPVLVLAGAGTGKTRVLTTRIAHILATGRAFPSQILAVTFTNKAAREMKQRIGILIGEGNVEGMPWLGTFHSIGVKLLRRHAELAGLRSDFTILDTDDVVRLIKQLIQAEGLDDKRWPAKQFAQMIDGWKNKGQGPADIAEGDARSFANGKGRELYKAYQERLQTLNACDFGDLLCHPIRIFRANPDVLKDYHRRFKYILVDEYQDTNTAQYMWLRLLAQRPSGSQPARSGSPGGRVPSFSGVSDRTEAASYRPATPEDESTVSAEGRKPDRASEPLRGPRGGPAPAGAEQPVSENKVNICCVGDDDQSIYGWRGAEVDNILRFDKDFPGATIIRLERNYRSTAHILGAASHLIAYNEGRFGKTLFTDRNDPEDGKVNVHAAWDSEEEARAIGETIEAYQRQKHNLNDMAILVRASFQMRAFEDRFITLGLNYRVIGGPRFYERMEIRDALAFFRVVANSTDDLAFERIVNVPKRGLGEATIRQIHDTARALRIPMLEAAGTLAESDELKPKPRAALREVAANFERWQKALETTPHTELAETILEESGYTDMWKNDRSAEAPGRLENLKELIRSMEEYESLRSFLEHVALVMDAEQNAGLDAVSIMTLHSAKGLEFETVFLPGWEEGLFPHQRALDEGGRSGLEEERRLAYVGLTRAKKNLHIWFVSNRLIHGLWQSTIPSRFLEELPEAHVEVAEAGNSYGGYGNPYGGGSFASGRGGGQGAGRQNPYGASRFDNIGGTSGGGEKSGAFSNTYSTPGWQRAQANRTEATDRNWGTRSGHQVERIGYGETDSGYGAGRTSVKGRTIDGELVAKSVSDTPSAFSVGDRVFHQKFGNGNISAIEGNKLTIDFDKAGQKRVLDGFVLPV, from the coding sequence ATGTCCGGCTTTTCCGAAGACATGCCCTTTTTCGACGAACCCAATGCGCGGCCCACGGCCCCGTCGGGCATTGCCGCGCGCGCCATGGCTGCCCGCGGCGGCCAAAACAATGCGCCCGACTATCTCAGGGGCTTGAATCCCGAGCAGCGGCTGGCCGTGGAGACCACCGAAGGCCCGGTTCTGGTGCTGGCCGGCGCCGGCACGGGCAAGACGCGCGTGCTGACCACCCGCATCGCCCACATCCTTGCCACCGGCAGGGCCTTCCCCTCGCAGATCCTGGCCGTCACCTTCACCAACAAGGCCGCGCGCGAGATGAAACAGCGCATCGGCATCCTGATCGGCGAAGGCAATGTCGAGGGCATGCCGTGGCTCGGCACCTTCCACTCGATCGGCGTGAAGCTGCTGCGCCGCCACGCCGAGCTTGCCGGCCTGAGGTCCGACTTCACCATCCTCGACACCGACGACGTCGTGCGCTTGATCAAGCAGCTGATCCAGGCCGAGGGCCTGGACGACAAGCGCTGGCCCGCGAAACAGTTCGCCCAGATGATCGACGGCTGGAAGAACAAGGGCCAGGGTCCGGCCGATATCGCCGAGGGCGATGCGCGCAGCTTCGCCAACGGCAAGGGCCGCGAGCTCTACAAGGCCTATCAGGAGCGGCTGCAGACGCTGAACGCCTGCGATTTCGGCGATCTGCTCTGCCACCCGATCCGCATCTTCCGCGCCAATCCCGATGTGCTGAAGGACTATCACCGGCGGTTCAAATACATCCTCGTCGACGAGTACCAGGACACCAACACCGCCCAGTACATGTGGCTGCGGCTTCTGGCGCAGAGGCCGAGCGGATCACAACCAGCGCGAAGTGGTTCTCCGGGTGGGCGCGTTCCAAGTTTTTCCGGTGTTTCGGATAGAACGGAAGCGGCTAGCTATAGACCCGCAACTCCAGAGGACGAATCAACAGTTTCGGCCGAAGGCCGCAAGCCCGACCGGGCGTCCGAGCCGTTGCGAGGCCCCCGCGGAGGGCCCGCGCCGGCAGGCGCGGAACAGCCCGTGAGCGAAAACAAAGTCAATATCTGCTGCGTCGGCGATGACGACCAGTCGATCTATGGCTGGCGCGGTGCCGAGGTCGACAACATCCTGCGCTTCGACAAGGATTTTCCGGGCGCCACCATCATCCGGCTGGAGCGCAACTACCGCTCGACCGCGCACATACTGGGCGCCGCCTCCCATCTCATCGCCTACAATGAGGGCCGTTTCGGCAAAACGCTGTTCACCGACCGCAACGATCCGGAGGACGGCAAGGTCAACGTCCACGCCGCCTGGGATTCGGAGGAGGAAGCCCGCGCCATCGGCGAGACCATCGAGGCCTACCAGCGCCAGAAGCACAATTTGAACGACATGGCGATCCTGGTCCGCGCGTCCTTCCAGATGCGCGCCTTCGAGGACCGCTTCATCACGCTCGGCCTTAACTACCGCGTCATCGGCGGTCCGCGTTTTTACGAGCGCATGGAAATCCGCGACGCGCTGGCCTTCTTCCGCGTCGTCGCCAACAGCACCGACGACCTCGCCTTCGAGCGCATCGTCAATGTGCCCAAGCGCGGCTTGGGCGAAGCGACCATCCGCCAGATCCACGACACCGCGCGCGCCTTGCGCATCCCGATGCTGGAGGCGGCGGGTACACTGGCGGAAAGCGACGAGCTGAAGCCGAAACCGCGCGCCGCGCTGCGCGAGGTCGCTGCCAATTTCGAACGCTGGCAAAAGGCGCTGGAAACCACGCCGCACACCGAACTTGCCGAGACCATTCTCGAGGAGAGCGGCTACACCGACATGTGGAAGAACGACCGCTCGGCGGAAGCCCCCGGGCGGCTTGAGAACCTGAAGGAACTGATCCGTTCGATGGAGGAGTACGAATCGCTGCGCTCCTTCCTCGAACATGTCGCGCTGGTCATGGATGCCGAGCAGAATGCCGGGCTCGATGCCGTCTCCATCATGACGCTGCATTCGGCCAAGGGCCTCGAATTCGAGACCGTCTTCCTGCCCGGCTGGGAAGAAGGCCTCTTTCCCCATCAGCGCGCACTCGACGAAGGCGGCCGCTCCGGGCTCGAGGAAGAGCGGCGGCTCGCCTATGTCGGGCTGACGCGGGCCAAGAAGAACCTGCATATCTGGTTCGTCTCCAACCGCCTCATCCACGGGCTCTGGCAATCGACCATCCCGTCGCGCTTTCTCGAGGAACTGCCGGAAGCCCATGTCGAGGTCGCCGAAGCCGGCAACTCCTATGGCGGCTACGGCAATCCCTATGGCGGCGGCTCGTTCGCATCCGGCCGCGGCGGCGGCCAGGGGGCAGGAAGACAGAACCCCTATGGCGCTTCGCGCTTCGACAATATCGGCGGCACTTCGGGCGGCGGGGAAAAATCCGGCGCCTTCTCTAACACCTATTCGACGCCGGGTTGGCAGCGTGCGCAGGCCAACCGCACCGAGGCGACCGACCGCAACTGGGGCACGCGTTCGGGCCATCAGGTCGAACGCATCGGCTATGGTGAAACAGACTCCGGCTACGGCGCCGGCCGCACCAGCGTCAAAGGCCGCACCATAGACGGTGAACTGGTCGCCAAATCCGTGTCCGACACGCCGTCCGCCTTCAGCGTCGGCGACCGCGTCTTCCACCAGAAATTCGGCAACGGCAACATTTCAGCCATCGAGGGCAACAAGCTGACCATCGACTTCGACAAGGCCGGCCAGAAGCGCGTGCTGGACGGGTTTGTGCTGCCAGTGTGA
- a CDS encoding EamA family transporter encodes MDDQRQAPYTSPAAATPAFAGPALAGLATRLPPHIWFAVSAVFHYLGPAFAVLLFAQVGVLGMAWLRIATAALVFAPLTRPWRTFASADLPTRLLLVAFGACLAVMNCSFYLALDRLPISLVAAIEFVGTIGVALAGLGSTRNLAALAIAVTGTLLLIDVKWASDPVGLVWAFLNGALFVGYIVLGHRVARAGAGDGIAGLGAAMAVAFVVVLPVGFADALSAFLSPPLLVAAIGVGICSSVIPYVCDQLAMARLPRASFALMLSLLPVTATLIGVVVLRQVPGPSDCLGIALVVAGVALHRPASAG; translated from the coding sequence ATGGATGACCAGAGGCAAGCCCCGTATACCAGCCCTGCCGCTGCCACCCCGGCCTTTGCCGGCCCCGCACTCGCCGGGCTCGCGACAAGATTGCCGCCTCATATCTGGTTCGCTGTCAGCGCTGTCTTTCATTATCTCGGCCCGGCCTTCGCCGTGCTGCTTTTTGCGCAAGTCGGCGTGCTCGGCATGGCCTGGCTGCGCATAGCCACCGCGGCGCTGGTCTTCGCGCCATTGACCCGCCCATGGCGAACCTTCGCCAGCGCCGATCTCCCGACGCGGCTCCTGCTCGTTGCCTTCGGTGCTTGCCTGGCGGTGATGAACTGTTCGTTCTACCTGGCGCTCGACCGCCTGCCGATCTCGCTGGTTGCGGCGATCGAATTCGTCGGCACCATCGGCGTCGCGCTCGCCGGCCTCGGGAGCACCCGCAATCTGGCCGCTCTTGCCATCGCCGTGACCGGCACCTTGCTGCTGATCGATGTCAAATGGGCAAGCGACCCGGTCGGGCTGGTCTGGGCTTTCCTCAACGGCGCGCTCTTTGTCGGCTACATCGTGCTTGGACACCGTGTCGCCCGCGCGGGCGCCGGCGACGGCATCGCCGGCCTGGGTGCGGCCATGGCGGTCGCTTTCGTCGTCGTGCTGCCCGTTGGCTTCGCCGACGCCCTGTCCGCCTTTTTGTCGCCGCCGCTGCTCGTCGCCGCCATCGGCGTCGGCATCTGCTCGTCGGTCATTCCATACGTATGCGACCAGCTCGCCATGGCGCGGTTGCCGCGCGCGAGTTTCGCGCTGATGCTGTCGCTGCTGCCGGTCACCGCAACGCTGATCGGCGTCGTCGTGCTGCGTCAGGTACCCGGTCCGTCCGATTGCCTCGGCATCGCGCTGGTCGTGGCCGGCGTCGCGCTTCACAGGCCGGCCTCGGCTGGCTAG
- a CDS encoding thioesterase family protein: MSIPAPFVSRPMGIEKDWIDYNGHLNMAYYNVLFDRCSDEAFEAMGMGLDYVKERRLTIYTAEAHVCYVRELHLDHKVAVSFQLIDHDEKRLRAYQEIRHVDGWLAATSETLSLHVDMSGPKVAPFPADVLARIEAMRAAHSVLPMPERAGRSIGIKRK; this comes from the coding sequence ATGTCCATTCCCGCCCCCTTCGTCTCCAGGCCCATGGGCATCGAGAAGGACTGGATCGACTATAACGGCCATCTCAACATGGCCTATTACAACGTGCTGTTCGACCGCTGCTCGGACGAGGCCTTCGAGGCGATGGGCATGGGTCTGGACTATGTGAAAGAGCGGCGGCTCACCATCTACACCGCCGAAGCCCATGTCTGCTACGTCAGGGAACTGCATCTCGACCACAAGGTCGCGGTCTCCTTCCAGCTCATCGACCATGACGAGAAGCGGCTGCGGGCCTATCAGGAAATCCGCCATGTCGACGGCTGGCTCGCCGCCACGTCCGAGACCCTGTCGCTGCATGTCGACATGTCGGGGCCGAAGGTGGCGCCCTTTCCGGCCGATGTACTGGCCAGGATCGAAGCCATGCGCGCCGCCCACTCCGTGCTCCCGATGCCCGAGCGCGCCGGCCGTTCGATCGGCATCAAGCGCAAATAG
- a CDS encoding glucose/quinate/shikimate family membrane-bound PQQ-dependent dehydrogenase encodes MAVTITSLILFLLGLALGAGGIWLASLGGSWYYIIVGLAFLVAAWLLYRRRSTALWLYAAIVLGTLAWAVWETGFDWWELGPRGGIIVLVALWLLTPWARRGLAGPDGRAPLILAVLASLAVAGYSMTTDPKDIGGALDTDKVIPNANLGGDVPAGEWHYYGRTQFGQRYSPLDQITPENVANLKPAWTYRTGDVKGPDDVGETTYQVTPLKVGDTLYICTPHNFAIAVDAATGKEKWRYDPKIKLDKDRQHQTCRGVSYYADAAGAAGQPCAARVYLPTSDARLIALDAANGQVCPAFAEGGTLNLLTGMPYPKSGYYYSTSAPLIAGGKIIVGGAVNDNYSTQEPSGVIRAYDASSGKLLWNWDSGNPDQTTPLPAGQTYTANSPNMWSTPSADEKLGLLYVPLGNQTPDQLGMGRSANVEKFSSSITALDLNTGQLKWVRQTVHHDLWDMDVPAQPSLIDITKADGSVVPVLVGPTKQGDLYVLDRRTGEPVIPVKEVPAPGGAIEGDHTSPTQPASDLSFNPPPLTEHDMWGITMFDQLACRIALHKLRYEGRYTPPSLQGSLVYPGNFGTFNWGGVAVDPVRQVMFGMPTYLAFTSRLVPRADVPPPGDTKGSEQGLNRNDGAPYAVVMGPFLSPLGIPCQAPPWGYVAGVDLRTGAIAYKHRNGTVYDMTPLPLPFKVGVPGIGGPMITAGGVAFLGAAVDDYLRAYELTSGKQLWQARLPAGGQSTPMTYTVADGRQFVVIVAGGHGSVGTKPGDYVMAYALPK; translated from the coding sequence TTGGCTGTCACCATCACCTCCCTCATTCTCTTCCTCCTAGGCCTGGCGCTTGGCGCCGGCGGCATCTGGTTGGCTTCGCTGGGCGGCAGTTGGTACTACATCATCGTCGGTCTCGCCTTCCTGGTCGCCGCCTGGCTGCTCTACCGGCGCCGTTCGACGGCGCTCTGGCTCTACGCGGCGATCGTGCTCGGCACGCTGGCCTGGGCGGTCTGGGAAACCGGCTTCGACTGGTGGGAGCTCGGCCCGCGCGGCGGCATCATCGTGCTGGTGGCGTTGTGGCTGCTGACGCCGTGGGCGCGGCGCGGCCTTGCCGGTCCGGACGGGCGAGCACCTTTGATCCTTGCCGTGCTGGCATCGCTGGCGGTGGCCGGCTATTCGATGACCACGGACCCGAAGGACATCGGCGGCGCGCTCGACACCGACAAGGTGATCCCCAACGCCAATCTCGGCGGCGATGTGCCGGCGGGCGAATGGCACTATTACGGGCGCACGCAGTTCGGCCAGCGGTATTCGCCGCTCGACCAGATCACGCCGGAAAACGTCGCCAACCTGAAGCCGGCCTGGACCTATCGCACCGGCGACGTCAAGGGCCCCGACGATGTCGGCGAGACCACCTATCAGGTGACACCGCTCAAAGTGGGCGACACGCTCTATATCTGCACGCCGCACAACTTCGCCATCGCCGTCGATGCGGCGACCGGCAAGGAGAAGTGGCGCTACGATCCCAAGATCAAGCTCGACAAGGACCGCCAGCACCAGACCTGCCGGGGCGTCTCCTATTATGCCGACGCAGCGGGCGCCGCCGGCCAGCCCTGCGCGGCGCGCGTCTACCTGCCGACCTCGGATGCGCGGCTGATCGCGCTCGACGCCGCCAACGGGCAGGTTTGCCCGGCCTTCGCCGAGGGCGGCACGCTCAATCTGTTGACGGGCATGCCGTATCCGAAGTCGGGCTATTACTACTCGACCTCGGCGCCGCTGATTGCCGGCGGCAAGATCATCGTCGGCGGGGCGGTCAATGACAATTATTCGACGCAGGAGCCGTCCGGCGTCATCCGCGCTTATGATGCGAGCAGCGGCAAATTGCTGTGGAACTGGGATTCCGGCAATCCGGACCAGACGACGCCGCTGCCGGCCGGCCAGACCTACACCGCCAACTCGCCCAACATGTGGTCGACGCCGAGCGCCGACGAGAAGCTCGGCCTGCTCTACGTGCCGCTCGGCAACCAGACGCCGGACCAGCTCGGCATGGGCCGCAGCGCCAATGTGGAGAAATTCTCCTCCTCGATCACCGCGCTGGACCTCAACACCGGGCAGTTGAAATGGGTGCGCCAGACCGTGCACCATGACCTCTGGGACATGGACGTGCCGGCGCAGCCGAGCCTGATCGACATCACCAAGGCCGACGGCTCCGTGGTGCCCGTGCTGGTCGGGCCGACCAAGCAGGGCGACCTCTATGTGCTCGACCGGCGCACCGGCGAGCCGGTCATCCCTGTCAAGGAAGTGCCGGCGCCCGGCGGCGCCATCGAGGGCGACCACACATCGCCGACGCAGCCCGCGTCCGATCTTTCCTTCAACCCGCCGCCGCTGACCGAGCACGATATGTGGGGCATCACCATGTTCGACCAGCTGGCGTGCCGCATCGCGCTTCACAAATTGCGCTATGAAGGCCGCTACACGCCGCCCTCGCTGCAGGGATCGCTGGTTTATCCCGGCAATTTCGGCACGTTCAACTGGGGTGGCGTGGCGGTCGATCCGGTGCGGCAAGTGATGTTCGGGATGCCGACCTATCTTGCCTTCACGTCGCGGCTGGTGCCGCGCGCCGACGTGCCGCCGCCGGGCGACACCAAGGGCAGCGAGCAGGGGCTGAACCGCAATGACGGAGCGCCCTATGCGGTGGTGATGGGACCGTTCCTGTCGCCACTCGGCATTCCGTGCCAGGCGCCGCCCTGGGGCTACGTCGCGGGCGTCGATCTTCGCACCGGCGCGATTGCCTACAAGCACCGCAACGGCACCGTCTACGACATGACGCCGCTGCCGTTGCCGTTCAAGGTCGGGGTGCCCGGCATTGGCGGGCCGATGATCACCGCCGGCGGTGTCGCCTTCCTGGGTGCCGCGGTCGACGACTATCTGCGCGCCTACGAGCTGACGTCAGGCAAGCAGCTCTGGCAGGCGCGGCTGCCGGCCGGAGGGCAATCGACGCCGATGACCTACACCGTCGCGGACGGACGCCAGTTCGTGGTCATCGTCGCCGGCGGCCACGGCTCGGTGGGCACCAAGCCGGGCGATTACGTGATGGCCTACGCGCTGCCGAAGTAG
- a CDS encoding dienelactone hydrolase family protein: MADVTTKPVITQAMIDAYDEYTHLTLDRRRFMEQLTRLAGSGAAAAAIAPMLAANSAQAAIVADNDARVKGEDITYPGSGGEMKGYLVKPANQAGKLGTVIVIHENRGLNPHIRDVARRVALEGFVALAPDFLSPLGGTPTDEDKARDMFGKLDPAQTVANGVATVAFLKADGDGNGKVGAIGFCWGGGTANMLAVNAPDLAASVAYYGMQPKAADVSKIKAALLLHYAGLDERTNAGIDAFTKELDAAHVEYTVYVYEGANHAFNNDTSAARYDKKAADLAWGRTIAFLRQKLA, encoded by the coding sequence ATGGCCGACGTCACCACCAAACCCGTCATCACCCAGGCGATGATCGATGCCTATGACGAATACACGCATCTGACGCTGGATCGCCGCCGCTTCATGGAGCAACTGACCAGGCTTGCCGGATCGGGCGCGGCGGCGGCCGCGATCGCGCCGATGCTGGCGGCGAACTCGGCCCAAGCGGCGATCGTCGCCGACAACGATGCCCGCGTGAAGGGCGAGGATATCACCTATCCCGGCAGCGGCGGCGAGATGAAGGGCTATCTGGTCAAACCCGCAAACCAGGCCGGCAAGCTCGGCACGGTCATCGTCATCCATGAAAACAGGGGGCTCAACCCGCATATCCGCGACGTCGCCCGGCGCGTGGCGCTGGAAGGGTTCGTGGCGCTCGCGCCGGATTTCCTGTCGCCGCTCGGCGGCACGCCCACTGACGAGGACAAGGCGCGCGACATGTTCGGGAAACTCGACCCGGCGCAGACCGTGGCCAATGGCGTGGCGACGGTCGCCTTCCTCAAGGCCGACGGGGACGGCAATGGCAAGGTCGGCGCCATCGGCTTCTGCTGGGGCGGCGGTACGGCCAACATGCTGGCCGTCAATGCGCCCGACCTTGCGGCGAGCGTCGCCTATTACGGCATGCAGCCGAAGGCCGCCGACGTCTCGAAGATCAAGGCCGCGTTGCTGCTGCACTATGCCGGCCTCGACGAGCGCACCAATGCCGGCATCGATGCGTTCACGAAGGAACTCGACGCCGCCCATGTCGAATACACGGTCTATGTCTATGAAGGCGCCAACCATGCCTTCAACAACGACACCTCGGCGGCGCGCTACGACAAGAAGGCGGCCGACCTCGCCTGGGGCAGGACGATCGCCTTCCTCAGGCAGAAGCTGGCATGA
- a CDS encoding Lrp/AsnC family transcriptional regulator, translating to MKRLRNENADIDAADMKILRLLEEDARISTAELARSVGLSAPSVAERIKRLQENGVIEAYCVRINPAALGLKLSAWLRIRPVPGQLSVVAEIIRELPEIAQCDRVTGEDCFIALAHVGSVAELERVIDRIIPHAMTNTAIIQSSPVIARSPLAAIRQRR from the coding sequence ATGAAACGCCTTCGAAACGAAAATGCCGACATCGACGCGGCCGACATGAAGATCCTGCGCCTGCTGGAAGAGGACGCGCGCATCAGCACCGCGGAGCTGGCCCGTTCCGTCGGCCTGTCTGCGCCGAGCGTGGCGGAGCGCATCAAGCGGCTGCAGGAGAACGGCGTGATCGAGGCCTATTGCGTCAGGATCAACCCGGCGGCGCTTGGCCTGAAACTGTCGGCGTGGCTGCGCATCCGGCCGGTGCCTGGGCAATTGTCAGTCGTGGCCGAGATCATCCGTGAGTTGCCGGAGATCGCACAATGCGACCGGGTGACCGGAGAGGACTGTTTCATCGCGCTGGCGCATGTCGGCTCGGTCGCCGAACTCGAACGGGTGATCGACCGCATCATTCCCCATGCGATGACCAACACGGCGATCATCCAGTCGTCGCCAGTGATCGCGCGCTCACCGCTGGCGGCGATCAGGCAACGGCGCTAA
- a CDS encoding response regulator — MIEPLKVLIVEDEALLAMELESLVEDAGHSVVGWATSLAEAKDMVDTTQADIAFVDIHLTDGPTGIDVAEYIGDRKNSMVIFMTANPKRIPDHFAGAIGVIAKPYTMNGLTSALRYLQEGVRRPPPKSERPAGFTLSPAFKTIWAPAA; from the coding sequence ATGATTGAACCGCTCAAGGTCCTGATCGTCGAGGACGAGGCGCTGCTGGCCATGGAGTTGGAGAGCCTGGTCGAGGACGCCGGGCACAGCGTCGTCGGCTGGGCAACATCGCTCGCCGAAGCAAAGGACATGGTCGATACCACGCAGGCCGATATCGCCTTTGTCGACATCCATCTCACCGACGGCCCGACCGGCATCGACGTCGCCGAATATATTGGCGACAGAAAGAACTCGATGGTCATTTTCATGACCGCCAACCCGAAGCGCATCCCCGACCACTTCGCCGGTGCGATCGGCGTCATCGCCAAGCCCTACACGATGAACGGGCTGACCTCTGCCCTGCGCTATTTGCAGGAAGGCGTGCGGCGCCCGCCGCCGAAATCGGAGCGCCCGGCGGGCTTCACCCTGTCGCCGGCCTTCAAGACGATCTGGGCGCCGGCGGCCTGA
- a CDS encoding FAD-binding oxidoreductase, with the protein MALSDLNPVERNEEGIAAVLGILKQRLGERFQTGQAIRSQHAHTTTYIPTQAPDGVAFPETTAEVQEIVRACAAHRVPVIAFGVGSSLEGHTNAPGGGISVDTSRMNRILSVNPQDLDCTVEPGVTREDLNRHLRDTGLFFPIDPGANASLGGMAATRASGTNAVRYGTMRENVLSLTAVMADGEMVTTGKRAKKSSAGYDLTRLLVGSEGTLGIITALTLKLQGIPQAISGGVCPFPSVEAACNAVIATIQMGIPVARIELVNALQMRAMKTYSKLDYPESPCLFVEFHGSDAGVAEQAETFGAIAEDNGGGPFLWTSVAEERTKLWKARHDAYWASLTLRPGAKGLSTDVCVPISRFAECVMETEADIAEMGLIAPIVGHAGDGNFHVLVLMDVNDPKEIALSEKFVARLNMRAIAMEGTCTGEHGIGQGKIGFLRHELGHGVDIMRTIKQALDPQNIMNPGKILPDAG; encoded by the coding sequence ATGGCTCTGAGCGACCTCAATCCGGTCGAACGCAACGAGGAAGGCATCGCGGCGGTGCTCGGCATCCTCAAGCAGCGGCTGGGCGAGCGCTTCCAGACCGGACAGGCCATCCGCTCGCAGCACGCGCATACGACCACCTATATTCCGACGCAGGCGCCCGACGGCGTCGCTTTCCCGGAGACGACGGCCGAGGTGCAGGAAATCGTGCGTGCCTGTGCAGCGCATCGCGTGCCGGTGATCGCGTTTGGCGTCGGCTCGTCGCTCGAAGGCCACACCAATGCGCCGGGTGGGGGCATTTCGGTCGATACGTCGCGGATGAACCGCATTCTCTCGGTCAATCCGCAGGATCTCGACTGCACGGTGGAGCCGGGCGTCACGCGCGAGGATTTGAACCGGCATCTGCGCGACACCGGCCTGTTCTTCCCGATCGATCCGGGCGCCAATGCCTCGCTCGGCGGCATGGCGGCGACGCGGGCGTCCGGCACCAATGCGGTGCGCTACGGCACGATGCGCGAGAACGTGCTGTCGCTGACCGCCGTCATGGCCGACGGCGAGATGGTGACGACCGGCAAGCGGGCGAAAAAGAGCTCGGCCGGTTATGATTTGACCCGGCTGCTGGTCGGCTCCGAGGGCACGCTGGGCATCATCACCGCGCTGACCCTAAAGCTGCAAGGCATTCCGCAGGCGATCTCGGGCGGCGTCTGTCCCTTCCCGAGCGTCGAAGCGGCCTGCAACGCCGTGATAGCGACGATCCAGATGGGCATTCCGGTGGCGCGCATCGAACTGGTCAACGCGCTGCAGATGCGGGCGATGAAGACCTATTCCAAGCTCGATTATCCCGAGAGCCCGTGCCTGTTCGTCGAGTTTCATGGCAGCGACGCCGGCGTTGCCGAACAGGCCGAGACCTTCGGGGCGATCGCGGAAGACAATGGCGGCGGGCCGTTCCTGTGGACCAGCGTTGCCGAGGAGCGCACCAAATTGTGGAAGGCCAGGCACGACGCCTACTGGGCGTCGCTGACCTTGCGGCCGGGCGCCAAGGGGCTGTCGACCGATGTCTGCGTACCGATCTCGCGCTTTGCCGAATGCGTCATGGAAACCGAGGCCGACATTGCCGAGATGGGACTTATCGCGCCCATCGTCGGCCATGCCGGAGACGGCAATTTCCACGTGCTGGTGCTGATGGATGTCAACGATCCCAAGGAAATCGCGCTGTCGGAAAAATTCGTGGCACGGCTCAACATGCGGGCGATCGCCATGGAGGGTACCTGCACCGGCGAGCACGGCATCGGGCAAGGCAAGATCGGGTTCCTGCGCCACGAACTCGGCCATGGCGTCGACATCATGCGCACGATCAAGCAGGCGCTCGATCCGCAAAACATCATGAATCCGGGCAAGATATTGCCTGACGCGGGCTAA